Part of the Candidatus Krumholzibacteriota bacterium genome is shown below.
TGTCTCGGTATGACGTTTGAAAATGATAAAAAGCGCCGGCAGCATTTTCTGGAAATATTAAAAGAAAAACTTAAAGACCCTGAATTTCGCAAAATCGAGGGTTTTCCACTCGGAGAGGATGAAGATATTCTCAATCTGTCCGATCCCCCTTACTACACTGCTTGTCCGAACCCGTGGATCGGTGGTTTTATAAAGCTATGGGAAAGTCAGAAACCAGAGAGGGACAACAAAAAATATCACAGAGAACCATTTGTCGCTGATGTTAGTGAAGGTAAAAACGATCCAATATACAACGCCCATTCTTATCATACAAAGGTGCCTCACAAAGCGATCATGAGGTATATTCTTCACTACACCGCCCCTGGAGACATTGTCTTTGATGGATTTTGCGGTACGGGTATGACGGGTGTCGCGGCGCAGATGTGTGGAAACAAAGATGCGGTTGAATCTCTGGGTGTTACCAAAAAATCTCCTGAAAAGAAATACAGAGTTGAAAAGGATGGAACAATATCAGAAAAAAAGGTGAACGAAGGGGGGAAAACCGTATGGACACCATTTTCCAAAATTGGAGCAAGGAAAGCGGTTCTAAATGACCTTTCCCCAGCGGCAACCTTTATTGCGTATAATTATAACACCCCCGTTGATGTTGTTGAGTTTGAAAGGGAAGCAAAACGAATCTTAAAGGAAGTAGAAGAAGAATGCGGCTGGATGTATGAGACTGCTCATGAAGATGGACAAAAGGGCAGGATTAATTACACGGTCTGGTCGGATGTCTTCGTCTGCCCGGAATGTTCCGGGGAAATAATCTTTTCGGAAGCGGCGGTGGATAAAGAGGCCGGGAAGGTACATAAAGAGTTTCCATGCCCGCACTGCCAGGTTCAACTTACCAAAAGGAAAATGGATAGGGCATGGGTAACAAAGTACGATTCCGCGCTAAACAAATCCATACGACAGGCCAAACAGGTTCCGGTACTGATTAACTATTCTCTTCCTGTCCCCGACAGGAAAAGGCCAAAGCGGTTTAAAAAAACACCTGAAGAATCTGATCTAGCGCTTATTGAAAGAATAGAGAATAGTGAGATTCCATATTGGTTTCCTGCTGACCGTATGATGGAAGGTGAGGAAACAAGGCGCAACGATAGATTTGGCATTACCCATGTGCATCATTTTTATACGAAAAGGAATTTGTGGGTGTTGGGGGCGGTGCTGAATATGTGTTCACTTAAAATAAGATTATTATTTCAATCTCTTTCGCAATTCGTTCAACAAGCTGACAATAATCCTTTGTTATTATTTTTATTCGGAAGTGCTTTACCAAAACTAACTATTATGAATAGGTACATGCCACAACATGGGGGAAGAGCACTTGTTGGCCCCATGGCAAATACACTTTATGTGCCCCCAGTATGTGTTGAGAAGAATGTGATCGATCAATTTCGGTTTCAATTTAATAAAATCGCCAAAGCATTAAATTCACTTAAGAGCAACTTGGTTTTAACACAAGCTGCGCAACAGATAAATGTGCCTGATAATTCAATTGATTATTTGTTTCTTGATCCTCCATTTGGGGCAAATATAATGTACTCAGAGTTAAGCTTTATCAGGGAAGCTTGGTTAAAGGTTTTTACAAATTCTAAACCAGAAGCAATTGAAAATAAATCGCAAAAGAAAACAATTGATGTGTATAGAATACTGATGGCCGAGTGTTTCAAGGAAACATATAGAATGCTAAAACCAGGACATTGGATGACGGTTGAATTTTCAAACACTAAATCATCTGTGTGGAATAGCATACAACGTGCTCTTTCTGAAGCAGGTTTTATTGTGGCATCTGTTGCCGCTCTGGACAAAACAAGAGGGGGGCTACATGCTATGATTGGACCTACAGCGGTCAAACAAGATCTCGTAATCTCCGCCTACAAACCCAACGGTGGGTTTGTAGAACGATTCTTGAAAGAAGCATCAACCGAAGAAGGTGTATGGGATTTTATTCGTACTCATCTCGGCTATCTACCCGTAATAAAGAAACAGGGGAATGAACTTGTTCCTGTCCCTGAACGAGATCCGCGCATACTCTTCGATCAGGTTGTTGCTTTCTATGTCAGCAAAGGTTATCGGGTTCCAGTATCTAGCCCGGAGTTTCAGAAGGGATTAGCTGAGCGTTTTTCTCTTCGCGACGGTATGTACTTCCTGCCTGAGCAGACAGCGGAATACGACAAGAAACGGATGAACGCAAAAGAAATTATTCAACTGAACCTCTTTGTATCAGATGAGGCAACCTCTATTCAGTGGCTTAAACAGATACTTAATAAAAAGCCGTTGACCTTCCAAGATATAAATCCACAGTTTCTGAAAGAAATTTCCGGTTGGGATAAGCATGAAAAAGCCCTTGAGCTTTCTGAAATTCTGGAACAGAACTTTTTGCGTTACGACGGCAAGAGCAATGTGCCCAGTCAGATTCACAGCTATCTCTCCTCAAATTTTAAAGAGCTGCGCAACCTTGAAAAGGATGATCCTGCGCTTATAGCCAAGGCCAAAGACCGCTGGTATGTACCTGATCCTCGGAAGGCTAGTGATCTTGAACAACTCCGAACGAGGGTTTTGATGAGGGAATTTAAAGAATATGTTGAGTACAAGAAGAAACGAATACGTGTTTTTCGTATGGAAGCTGTCCGCGCTGGCTTTAAGAAAGCATGGCAGGAGCGAGACTACACCACAATAATTGATGTGGCACAAAAGATTCCGGACAAGATTATTCAGGAAGATCCCAAGCTCCTTATGTGGTACGATCAGGCTGTAACGAGAACAGGAGAGGAATAATTATGGCGAAAATAGAAGGAATCAGAATTCAAAATTACGGTGTGTTAAAAGATATAATACTGGGAAAGTTATGGAACTTACAAAATGCCAAACCACTGACACCCATGACTGCGGTTATTGGAAAAAACGGGGTAGGTAAGAGTTCTTTGTTCGATGCCTTTGGTTTTCTTGCTGATTGCCTGAAATTGGGAGTTGAAGATGCATGTAATGCCAGGGGGCGGGGCGGCTTTGAGCGTATTTGTTCTCAAGGGAGTAATGGCCCGATCGAGTTTCAGATATACTACAGGCAGCATGGTAATGCCAGACCTATTACATATGAAATTGCAATTGACAAAGATAAGGCTGGCCGATCCTACGTAAAAAAGGAACGGCTCAGACAGAGGCGCAAGGGACAGAGCTATGGATGGCCTTTTTCGTTTCTTGTGTTGAATGAAGGAAAAGGAGTCGTATGGAAAGGCGAAGAACATGGACAGCAGATTGATGAAGGTAAAGTGGATTTTGACTTGTTCGGGTTGATGAAGAAAATTGGAGCAACACCACAAAAAGAAGAAAGCCGCGAAACAGAGATTATTGAACTACAAGACAAGCGCAAGCTTGGCATTGCAACCCTTGGGGCACTAAAACAACATCCCAGGATATCGGCATTTCGCCAGTTTATCGAGGGCTGGTATATGAGTTACTTTACTCCGGATGCTGCTCGCAGTCTTCCATTGGCCGGGCCACAAAGGCATTTGAATATCCACGGAGATAATCTCGGTAATGTCGTTCAGTTCATGCAGCGTGATCATCCTAAACGTTTTAATAGTATACTCAATCGCATTGCTGAAAAAATTCCCGGAATTGACAAAATTGATACCGAAGAGAGTCCGGATAAACGGCTGCTTTTGCGTTTTAATGATAAAGGCTTCGATAGTCCGTTCTATGCTCAGCAAATGTCTGATGGTACGCTAAAAGTCTTTGCTTACTTTTTGTTATTGGAGGATCCGACACCCCCGCCTTTTATCTGTATTGAAGAGCCTGAAAACGGGCTGTATCACAAATTGTTGGAGCCTTTGGCCGCTGAATTCCGTACGCATGCAACGGGCAGAAAAAACTCGCCGCAACTCTTTATTACCACGCATCAACCATATTTTGTGGATGCACTAACGCCAGAAGAGACATGGATTCTTGAAAAAGGCTCGGACGGTTTTTCGAGGATACGAAGGGCCAGCGAGGATGCAACCGTCAAAGCCATGGTAGATGAAGGATTACCGCTTGGTGGCCTCTGGTACAGTGATTATCTGGATGCGAGGTGAGCCAATGCACTTTCAAATACATGTTGAAGATGCGTCTGGGAAAATCGTGTTGGAATCTATTATGGATAAGATTCTGAGCCCACAGGACCTAAATCACACATATAAAATATATTCTTACAAAGGCATTGGGCGTATTCCAAATGACCTAAAAGGAACAATAGATCCACAAAAGCGCATTCTTATGGATAGATTGCCAAAGTTACTAAGAGGGTACGGGAAAAGTTTGCAGCATAGTTCTGTTTCTGTTGTGGTGTTTGTCGTAGATCTCGATTATAGGGATTGTATAGCATTCAAAGAAGAAATGATTGATGTATTAAATGCCTGCAATCCAAAGCCAAAAACGCTATTCAGGATTGCGATAGAGGAAATAGAAGCTTGGTTGTTGGGAGATCGTAATGCTATTAAAACTGCTTACCCTCACGCAAAAAATCAGGTTTTAAACAGTTATCAGCAAGACAGTATATGTGATACATGGGAGAAACTTGCGGATGCCATATATTCTGGGGGATCGAAAAAAGTTAAAAAACAGGGATGGCCCCATACAGGACAGTTAAAATGTCGTTGGGCGAAAAAGATTGCTCCTCATATGGATGTAGAAAATAATCAATCAAAAAGTTTCAGGATTTTCCGTGATGGAATAAGAAAATTGGCAGGAAGTGTGATCTGATGAACGGGAACAAATGGCACTACAGTCTCGATCACGACCAAATCTGCAAGGTTATTGAAACCCAGAAGCTTTGGGGCAAAACCACCTGCTGTGTCTGGTTTCCGGTTTCGGACTCGGTGGTGCATGTTTCTGCGGCAGGACTTAAACCGATTGAGGACATTGTAACATGTACGCCGGAGCATGTTACCTACATTGCAGCTGCAGCCAGGGTAGCAGAAGCGCTTACTCAGAATGTCCTGCTTTCGCCTGTTGAATCTTCGGTTATTCCTCTCCCCCATCAGATCAAGACACTGTCCCGGGCGATTTCTGGTGATAGGATACGCTATCTCTTGGCAGACGAGGTTGGGCTCGGAAAGACCATCGAAGCTGGTTTGATCATGCGAGAGCTTAAATTGCGCGGTTTGGTTACAAGAACTTTAGTTATTTCACCCAAAGGCCTGCTTACGCAATGGATGGCCGAAATGCAGACTCATTTTGGAGAGGATTTTCGAATTCTTATTCCAGGTGATTTTTCAACCTATAGGCGTATAACCCGTGAAGAAAATATGTGGAAAAGCCATGATCAAATTATCTGTTCCATGGATTCTGTAAAACCGATGGACAAACATCGTGGTTGGACGCAGGAGAGGATCACTGAATACAACAGCGAACGTTTCGAAGATCTGATTGCTGCCGGCTGGGATCTTATTATCGTGGACGAGGCGCACCGTCTTGGTGGAAGCACAGATCAGATCGCCCGCTTCAAACTTGGCAAGGGATTGGCCGCGGCATCTCCCTATCTCTTGATGCTCTCCGCTACACCTCATCAGGGAAAGACCGATGCTTTTCACCGTTTGGTTTCCCTTGTCGATTCTGAGGCCTTTCCGAATGAAGCCAGTGTCACTAGTGAGAGGGTTCAACCTTACGTTATACGCACCGAGAAACGTCAGGCCATAGACGCAAAGGGAAGGCCGCTCTTTAAGCCCCGGCGTACGGAACTTGCCCCGATCGCATGGGAAAAACGACATCGGGATCAGGAACTTCTTTATGAAGCTGTTACCGAATATGTAAGGCAGGGTTACAATCAGGCTAGAAAGGAAAAGCGAAGCTATATTGGTTTTCTTATGATTCTTATGCAACGTCTAGTAGTCTCAAGTACAGCAGCGATCAGCAGCACTCTTGAACGAAGACTGGAGGTGTTAAAAGCGCCGCAGGAACAGTTAAATCTGTTCCCGGATTATTCAGAAGAGGATTGGGCGGATATGGATGGAGAGGAACAGATCGAAACTCTGCTGATGACCCGTTTGAATGCCATGAAAAATGAGAGAGCTGAGGTAAAATTGCTCCTCGATGTCGCAAGACGCTGCGCACAAGTTGGACCGGATGCGAAGACTGAGGCATTACTGGACTGGATCTATCGGTTGCAACAGGAAGAAGGCGATCCGGAGCTAAAGATCCTCGTTTTTACCGAATTTGTATCTACCCAGAAAATGCTCGAACAATTCTTGAAAGATCGCGGGTTTTCAGTGGTTTGTCTGAATGGTTCACTGAACATGAATGACCGCAAAGATGTCCAGGAATCTTTCGCGGAGGATGTGCGAGTTTTGGTTTCTACAGATGCGGGCGGCGAAGGCCTAAACCTACAATTCTGTCATGCTGTGATTAACTACGATATTCCATGGAACCCGATGCGGCTTGAACAGCGCATTGGACGAGTAGATCGCATTGGTCAGGGGCATGTTGTACGAGCTGTTAACTTTATTTTTGATAGTTCCGTGGAGCATCGTGTGCAGGAGGTGCTAGAAGAAAAACTGGCTGTTATCCTCGAAGAGTTTGGTATCGATAAAACCGGTGATGTGCTTGATTCAGCACAAGCAGGACAGATTTTCGACGATCTTTATGTGGAAGCCATTCTTCATCCGGAAGACGTGGAATCATCAGTTGATACGGTTGTTTCCCGTATCCATGATCAGATTCTGGAAGCTAAGAAAAGCTCTTCGGTCCTTGGAAAAGCCGAGGATTTAGACCCCGGTGAAGCAAAACGTCTGATGGTTCATCCGCTTCCCGACTGGGTGGAAAGTATGACGGTTAATTATCTGCATGCAAACGGAGGCAGGGCGGAAAAAAAGCGACGCACGTGGGACCTTGAGTGGCCGGACGGGGAGTTGTTTTCGAACATGGTTTTTACAAGAAAGGATGCCTTTGATATTCCAACTGCTCACCACTTGACCTTGGAGAATAAAAAAGTTCGCAATTTGGTAATGAAGTTGCCTCGAATGGTAAGGGGGCAGCCAATACAGTCAGTTAATATTCCGGGGCTTTCCAATGAAATTAAAGGGTTTTGGTCTCTCTGGACAATCACAATTCATGCTGATGACTGGAAATGGCAGCGGGTATTGGCCATATTTTTGCACGATGACGGCAGAATTCTTAAGCCTACAGCACGCCACATCTGGAATAAATTACTGGCAGTTTCTCCGGAGATTGGCAGACATCTTAAAAGCGATTCCGCTCATGACGCATTTGATCGAGTAATGGAAGCAGCAGAAAAGGATGGAAAGGCAATTTATGATGGAATCGTTCAAATGCACCGTAAACGCTTAATTCGTGAACGCAGCAAGGGAACATATGCCTTTAATGCAAGGCGAAAGGCCATGGAACAAATTGGATTGCCGCAAGTTCGAGACCACAGGTTGGGTAAATTGAATCGTGAAGAGGATGAATGGTGTGAGCAATTGGAACGCAGAGCTAAAGTGATTCCCGAAATGGCAGCTCTTCTTTTGATATACATGGAGGGAACCAATGCGATCAGGTGACAAATTTATCGAATTATTTAATAAGCTCGAGACAACTCTAAGACAAAAAGTAAACTGGAATAATCATAAGTCTTTCTATCAATTAGTAAATGTGGCTGCTAAAAAGTATTCCGTAGTTCATAGAAATCG
Proteins encoded:
- a CDS encoding DNA methyltransferase, which codes for MSRSKENNKQKPLFKTKIVPGKPGSQNLFEEEFIRDEGLVECLGMTFENDKKRRQHFLEILKEKLKDPEFRKIEGFPLGEDEDILNLSDPPYYTACPNPWIGGFIKLWESQKPERDNKKYHREPFVADVSEGKNDPIYNAHSYHTKVPHKAIMRYILHYTAPGDIVFDGFCGTGMTGVAAQMCGNKDAVESLGVTKKSPEKKYRVEKDGTISEKKVNEGGKTVWTPFSKIGARKAVLNDLSPAATFIAYNYNTPVDVVEFEREAKRILKEVEEECGWMYETAHEDGQKGRINYTVWSDVFVCPECSGEIIFSEAAVDKEAGKVHKEFPCPHCQVQLTKRKMDRAWVTKYDSALNKSIRQAKQVPVLINYSLPVPDRKRPKRFKKTPEESDLALIERIENSEIPYWFPADRMMEGEETRRNDRFGITHVHHFYTKRNLWVLGAVLNMCSLKIRLLFQSLSQFVQQADNNPLLLFLFGSALPKLTIMNRYMPQHGGRALVGPMANTLYVPPVCVEKNVIDQFRFQFNKIAKALNSLKSNLVLTQAAQQINVPDNSIDYLFLDPPFGANIMYSELSFIREAWLKVFTNSKPEAIENKSQKKTIDVYRILMAECFKETYRMLKPGHWMTVEFSNTKSSVWNSIQRALSEAGFIVASVAALDKTRGGLHAMIGPTAVKQDLVISAYKPNGGFVERFLKEASTEEGVWDFIRTHLGYLPVIKKQGNELVPVPERDPRILFDQVVAFYVSKGYRVPVSSPEFQKGLAERFSLRDGMYFLPEQTAEYDKKRMNAKEIIQLNLFVSDEATSIQWLKQILNKKPLTFQDINPQFLKEISGWDKHEKALELSEILEQNFLRYDGKSNVPSQIHSYLSSNFKELRNLEKDDPALIAKAKDRWYVPDPRKASDLEQLRTRVLMREFKEYVEYKKKRIRVFRMEAVRAGFKKAWQERDYTTIIDVAQKIPDKIIQEDPKLLMWYDQAVTRTGEE
- a CDS encoding AAA family ATPase → MAKIEGIRIQNYGVLKDIILGKLWNLQNAKPLTPMTAVIGKNGVGKSSLFDAFGFLADCLKLGVEDACNARGRGGFERICSQGSNGPIEFQIYYRQHGNARPITYEIAIDKDKAGRSYVKKERLRQRRKGQSYGWPFSFLVLNEGKGVVWKGEEHGQQIDEGKVDFDLFGLMKKIGATPQKEESRETEIIELQDKRKLGIATLGALKQHPRISAFRQFIEGWYMSYFTPDAARSLPLAGPQRHLNIHGDNLGNVVQFMQRDHPKRFNSILNRIAEKIPGIDKIDTEESPDKRLLLRFNDKGFDSPFYAQQMSDGTLKVFAYFLLLEDPTPPPFICIEEPENGLYHKLLEPLAAEFRTHATGRKNSPQLFITTHQPYFVDALTPEETWILEKGSDGFSRIRRASEDATVKAMVDEGLPLGGLWYSDYLDAR
- a CDS encoding helicase-related protein translates to MNGNKWHYSLDHDQICKVIETQKLWGKTTCCVWFPVSDSVVHVSAAGLKPIEDIVTCTPEHVTYIAAAARVAEALTQNVLLSPVESSVIPLPHQIKTLSRAISGDRIRYLLADEVGLGKTIEAGLIMRELKLRGLVTRTLVISPKGLLTQWMAEMQTHFGEDFRILIPGDFSTYRRITREENMWKSHDQIICSMDSVKPMDKHRGWTQERITEYNSERFEDLIAAGWDLIIVDEAHRLGGSTDQIARFKLGKGLAAASPYLLMLSATPHQGKTDAFHRLVSLVDSEAFPNEASVTSERVQPYVIRTEKRQAIDAKGRPLFKPRRTELAPIAWEKRHRDQELLYEAVTEYVRQGYNQARKEKRSYIGFLMILMQRLVVSSTAAISSTLERRLEVLKAPQEQLNLFPDYSEEDWADMDGEEQIETLLMTRLNAMKNERAEVKLLLDVARRCAQVGPDAKTEALLDWIYRLQQEEGDPELKILVFTEFVSTQKMLEQFLKDRGFSVVCLNGSLNMNDRKDVQESFAEDVRVLVSTDAGGEGLNLQFCHAVINYDIPWNPMRLEQRIGRVDRIGQGHVVRAVNFIFDSSVEHRVQEVLEEKLAVILEEFGIDKTGDVLDSAQAGQIFDDLYVEAILHPEDVESSVDTVVSRIHDQILEAKKSSSVLGKAEDLDPGEAKRLMVHPLPDWVESMTVNYLHANGGRAEKKRRTWDLEWPDGELFSNMVFTRKDAFDIPTAHHLTLENKKVRNLVMKLPRMVRGQPIQSVNIPGLSNEIKGFWSLWTITIHADDWKWQRVLAIFLHDDGRILKPTARHIWNKLLAVSPEIGRHLKSDSAHDAFDRVMEAAEKDGKAIYDGIVQMHRKRLIRERSKGTYAFNARRKAMEQIGLPQVRDHRLGKLNREEDEWCEQLERRAKVIPEMAALLLIYMEGTNAIR